Part of the Sander lucioperca isolate FBNREF2018 chromosome 1, SLUC_FBN_1.2, whole genome shotgun sequence genome is shown below.
CATGGTCATACAACTTGGACTGCAGAACCATTTTAATATAGAAAGGCATTAGTGCACATTTACCGTTACATTGTAGATAGAAAACAATGCAAAATAAGGGTTTAAAATGTTCAGGCTGGCTGCCAAACTGCCCAACACATAGAAAGGTtattgtgcttttattttatgCCTTTTTAGGCCAATCATTTTGACAATCATTGCCCTAAAACCTACATTATTCACAAAAAATGCTGCATCTGCATCTACAAACAAAATGTGGTCTTTCAGCTGTGGTTTGTTCAAGAAAATAAACGTTATTTTGGTTATTTACATGTGTCGGTTAGTCCATCTACTATTAATAGTATTGAAAGCAATATAATACATGAATTTACAatttagcctacatttaaatGCGTGATTTAAGGGTAGCTTAGCAACACCATTAGAGTCAAAAGCTGAGTTGGCAGTTACAGCTACTTTGCTTAGCTATAGCTTTAGCGGGAGTTTAGTTTGGTTTCGGTTTTTCATCATGAGTAGATTTAGCTACTGTCTCATTTAGTTTTTAGGAATAACAAACTGAATTGTCAAGATGTTGACTATCAAAATGGATAATTTTCTATTACAGATAACAGCATATCTGGAGGAAAATAAGTAAgtaattttgtatttttgctTTTGCTAAGGCTAGCAGAGGTTAATGCATGTCAAATTTTCttcctaggatggcgaaggcatgaTGAAGGCATGACCTgccctactctccctctgattggctagcactgggaaaaaaaatactCGTCTTCTGTATCTGACTGGCTGGCTAGTTTATGCTCTTGCATTAGCTATCTGTTAGCTGATTCCATCCTCATTTGATTTAgacctattttatacagtctgtaTAATATAGTTACTGTATATAGTTTTGGCTCTGTAGGGCAGAATGGTTCTTGGAGGGTACAAGTGTCAAGGTCCAGTCAGtgtaaatcacaaaaaaacagcagttttgCTTACTTGGCACTCTTCTAACTTGAATAACTTACTTTCAAGCGCCTCTGTTTTGCTATATAGGCATCTTTAAGCTCTGGGTTCTGCTCTGCCAGTTTCTTTAGCTCAGACTGTGTGTTTCCGATCTGTGCtgtcacacaaaaacacagcatcATGTTAGAGACAATGAATTATACTGCGATTTCCATTAGTACAAAACTTTTGATGTGGAAATGAATAATTTCTTATTAAAAGGTCTACTATGATAATATCAGATTGTTTCACTGTGTCTCTGTGCTATATCCACTTTATCAGGTAATGTTACACATTTCCTGTCATCATGCCACACCTGCCTCTCTTAAACCGACAGTTTCACATTACCGGAAATATAAAGCATACAGACAAGAAggaaaatagaaaaatgtaaaatttgAGTAGGTTGAGCTGTATgagtgtatatactgtatggctGTTCTATTGGCAACAACAAGGGATCTTATCTAGTCCTTGGTGAATTTGGCAAAGTGGAAGGGAACACTGTTATGTGTTTGTGCACAAATAATGTAGGGACAAAGCTGTATAAAACTACCCAAGTGCATCTCAGTGTGTCTTACTTCGTATACATGTGGCAGCATACGCTGGTATGTGGGAGTCCACTGTGATCTCAGGATGGAGGATGCAGCCATGGGTGTAGGCATCCATCTGTAGTGAGTCCAGCAGCTCTCTGTAGTGCTGCACTCTGTGATAGTATGTACTGCCCTCTTCGGGGATCAGCTTGGGAGTGCCCTCTAGAGACAAACCAGCCACGAAAAGAAAGGAGCAATGGTGTAAGGGCTCACTTTTTTCCTTAAAACTTTTCTCAGAAGGGAATCAAAGTGGTGTTGAACACCGTAAGCTTGCCTGGAGGAGAATACACAAGGTTaagaaaaataatgtaattttgATGTTTAATTATGTAACAGTAGGTATTTTTAATTAGCTTAAATAATGCCATGCTTACCAGATTCCCTCTCCTTTAAAGGTGACTAGATGAGACTCTCAGAACAAAGCTATTATGGATCAGTGCAAACCaaaggaaaatgaaaaataaaaaataaagtttggaTGAATGATTGAAAAATCAACAAATGCACAATATGAAATgtatgacaaaataaaacaaaaacagtatttAATTTCAAATCAAAGATTCAACAAAAAAAGCGGAAAAGAGGAAAACTATGTAAGAAAACAAGTAGGAAACTCAGTTGAATGGAGCCCACCTTGAACCTCTTCAGCCCTTCTATAGTGTATTAAAACAATTACCACAGAGTCTTTATTCAGTCTCACCATTAAAACTCTGCTCCAGGTAGTCCATGATCTGTGTTGGGTCACAGATAATGTTTTCATTGTGGATTAGTACTGGCACCTCACCAGTGGGGTTCAGATGCATGAACCAGGGCTCGTTGTGTTCACTGAGCGGTAGGCTCACATCATACTCCTCACAGTGCAAACCTTTCTCTGCTATGGCCAGACGCACCTGCGAAACAACAAGTAGTTCTTATATCTGTGAAACTATAAATAgtttcatctgtttttgtctccTGATCAAAAACAAACAGCCAAAAGGAAATGTAGTCCCATTGAATCTCaccacgataaaaaaaaaacattccaacCACATTGCCAGCTtaattaatttacattttaacagattttaacaattcaataaatttaaaaacaaacacagctaTCACTGTGACAGCCCAACAGCCCcattcaaaatatatatcaAATAAAGTGCATACATGTAGTGTTTTACAAGATCTCTTGTTGTTTTAATGTACTTTTTAGAATCATTTTTAAAGACTAAGAATGATGCTGATTAAAGTACTTAGATTTCTGAATGTGTTTTTCCTAGaagttaaattaaatgaaaaaaaatatagtagGCTACGCATTTAAAAGAAGAATAATTAGTATAACCAAACAGCACATGTTCATAAGAACGGGAAACATTTTGGAGGGATAATATAGATGAATGATCCTAAATGACACTTTTAATTTCCAGATTTTCcagaatattttttttgcaataaaGTATTGTACTGAATACTGTATGGTTCTTCTTTGAGGAGAGACAGATTTGACCAACAGAAGTAATGGCAGTGTCCACATGGTAACTAGGATGTCTAAATATCTACTGTCTTCCTGAAAAACATTATAACACCAGAAAGATTTGACTAGAGATCTAGTCAAACCTCTGGCGAGGAGCTGTCCACTGAACTGTGGTGCTGAAACGTAAAGACGCTCACCTTCTGAGAATTGAAAGACTGCGTCCAGTGATAAAGCGTTAATTTAGATTCGCTTTGTTTTGCGACTGTATCACATTCCTGGTGCACATCTTGTTCTGGATCCTTCTCTATAAAAGCTGTTTTCTCATCTTGGAATTCAGGGCTGTTTTCGGACGCCATTTTATCTGTTGGTAGGCTATGTTAGGGGACAAGTGAGGGCAGCACACCATATCACAGTCAACAAAATGCACCGCCTACTGGCCCGGAGAGGTATATTAATCCGCTTCTTCATTTTGATAGAATTGCGAACAAACTGTTAACTGTAAATGTAAACTTATTTTGCGATAGTCTACTCATATTATCTGTTAGTTTCAGAATtttttcttcatcttcatcttctcgTTGTCGATGTTGTTGTTGCAAATAGTTCCAGTAGTAGCAATAAGCTACAGTAAACTATTGTTTCATATGCCTAGATGCATTATTACCAATCAATACAAGGTTTTAAACATAAGTATGTCTAAACATTCACAATGTAAGAAATAAAGACTACAAGATTTAGACTTGACTACACTTTTCACAACCAGCTCAACACTACTCTCTGCTACTCTCTCATACCATTCCAGCTATGCAATACGTGCATTTGGACAGCCGAGGTCGCTGTTATCTATTCATTCAATGTGTAAGCTACTGCTGGTACACAAGCTGTTTTTGGTCAGTCCTGGTGTAGGCCTGGTGCAAAAAGTGGTAATATTAAAGGCCATTGGTGTCACGTAAGGTGATACTTAGGCTATATTTCCTTAATTGTATGTATATTTTAGAGAAGGAATGGCCTACCTGATTCATGGACTAAATTATGTCACTGACTAATGTGGTGACTAAAATGTTGTCACCACAAAATGCACCCACTCACTTTTAGCTCTCATAGCGGTAATAAGACACtatgaaaaaaagagataaataaaGCATACAATCAACCAGTAATGTAGCTATTATACAAATCATCTCTAAAACTTAATAGAGCTGTAATATAtagctacagtatatataatttcttagtatacacacacatatagcctATATTATCGCCTCACAAAATAGGCCATATACATATTATTGTGTAACTATGGCGATAAGAGAAACAAAGTATAATCATAAACTCGCTATTGATAATCACAGACAAATACTACAAGTCTGTGGGTATTATGGGAAATTGTAAAGTGGGACTTCAGACCTGTGTTAAGTGAGGCGCGTCTTTCAGCGGGGTTTGGCAAAGAGGTGCCTTAttctgggagggggggggggttaggggCTAGGCGTCCAGGCGCTTCACCgatggagagaggagagtgGGAGGTCCCTGTGGCGTGACGTTGCGATTGGCCCAGTGTCTTTCCTCAGCAAGAACTCgacgcctctctctctccctctgtgatCAGTGGGTGAGAGGGGGGAGACGAGGAACACACAACGGAGAACCCGGCGTGCGCCTCCGGTAAATGACGCCCACCATTCATACATTTACACTTTCCGTTACGCATACCTTTTGTATTGCATGTCAGTGTCTGGAAGTACCAGTCTACTATCCTCAACCTGCTATTTTTTGTTCCTCTAGTCATCATCTTGTTAGCTCATCCTTTCATTACACCACCGGTCCTGGATCCCCCAACCACGGTCCTGGAGACGCCTGAGTCTGCAGCAGCGCACGATCTGCTTTATTTCCAGCCTATATCTGAATGACGGGCGGAAGGTTTGACTTCGACGACGGTGGCACTTACTGCGGGGGGTGGGAGGATGGCAAAGCCCACGGACACGGCATCTGCACCGGACCCAAGGGCCAGGGCGAGTACGCCGGGTCCTGGTCGCACGGCTTTGAGATAGTAGGAGTGTACACCTGGCCCAGCGGGAATACCTACAAGGGCTACTGGTCCCAGGGGAAGCGGCATGGGCTCGGTGTGGAGAATAAAGGGAAGTGGATGTACCGCGGAGAGTGGAGTCACGGTTTTAAGGGTCGGTACGGTATCCGGCAAAGCCACAACACACCTGCTAGATACGACGGTACCTGGAGCAACGGGCTGCAGGATGGATATGGGATCGAAACCTATGGCGATGGCGGTGAGAAACCCTGTCTTATAAATATGGCCCAATGTTTGTTTAACCTGCGTTTCGTTTAACGGCTGACTActgatgttgtgtgtgtgtgtgtgtgtgtgtgtgtgtgtgtgtgtgtgtgtgtgtgtgtgtgtgtgtgtgtgtgtgtgtgtgtgatgatgcTCAGACTCAAACTGAGGGAGGCTAATGGAAATACATCAGCGCATGAATCTCCATCTGATATGATCTGAGTTAAAGCTGATATTGCGCACTGCGCACCGTGGTCAAGCGCATCATcatttacccccccccccccaaaaaaaaacaaactatgatTTATCACCCTTGTAATGTTTACTTGCTGAATACAGTTTAAGATAATGATTCCTCTCTTATTCCAATGCACATCTCATTTGGCAACTACCGGTTGCTCCTCATATGACAGTGGGAGGAGAGTGACTCCTGTTGCCAGCTCAGTGGCACCATGCCCCGGCTTGAAGGAGTTTGGAAAtcagagcaaatcagtctgttTGGAGCCAATTATAGCCAGACAGTCACCTACTCCTCTATCGTTTTCACAGTTAACTGCAATAACACACATCTTAAAGTGTTTCCTCTGAAAAtgaacttaattttttttagaaagtgTTACTTTTAAGTTAAGTTAAGCCAGTCTGCAAGTGTGTTTGAAAACTACagtgaaaatgtttttacacATTGGATGCATTTTCTCATTTCTATAAAATTTCCCACATTGCTgaaaatacacaaatatatccATGCATTCACCCAAGTCATACACAGGACACACTCTTGGACTTTGGCTGAAAGTGATAGGTCAGTGTGAGCCTCTCTCAGAGCTTTGATCTGACTAATCAGTTCACAGATTGTCTAGAAACCTGTATGATCAGGAAGGAAAAATCCTGATAGGCCTACAAACACAAGTGCTTTTTACAGGCGTTACTTTCTGGTTATAAAACATCCAAGTCATTGGGTGATTTGTGAGCATCATCTCCACTAAAGGAAGCCTTATGGTGCAGAATAAATGCCTCACATATGATGGATACAGAGGGCAGGGCTTGGGAAACCAACTGATCCTAGAGGATCTACAGAACATCTGGCTGTCtgaccctgctacatcctgatAACTTGATCTGCAGGGTCACTCATTTGAACTGCAGCGCAGAGCCAGCCTGTTAATCTCACACTGTTTATCCATCTAAATTCCTGCCCGGGCTGGTATATCATTTTCTGTTAGAATCTGACCATTATggcttatttatttgtatttgtcaaTGAGAATCGAGTGCTAGCTTTACATGACTTTCTTATTAGGATCCAAAATGTAATATGATGCCCTGAAGAAGCTACAGTAGGACAGCACATGCTCATTGGGCTCAGCAGCACAAATCGGGATTAATGAAGTATTCCTCTCATTATGTGACTCATATCAATTCCCTGTcgtcagagacaaacggaaggTGGTGAATGTGCCTACTGTCAGTGGGGGAGTTATTGGCCGCCTGAAAATAGGCTCCTGGCTGAGTGATTCACATTCATCCCAAATGATCCTCAGTATCAGTACCTTAATCAAATCTCTAAGATTGAGTTAGTTATGCTTACAGTCCCAGATctgaggggaagagagagaaacatttcATTAGCTGACATACTCTGCACCCCATACAGCAAGGCTCCTCTGCGCTTCCATATACAATGCTGTTTCAAGAATTTAGTGCTGATATACAGAATATCTGGCCAGCAAAATGCAGAGGAAACATATAAACCTTCTTGTAACTGTGACCCCAAGTACCAAAAATAAATCCAAAATCACGGTAACTGTGAAGTAAATGTTACCCTGGTATTACTTAAAAGAATTCTCAAAATAGGTTGAGCTTTCCAGACAAACATAATCTGCTGTTATCATCAGTGTTGGTGCAAACACTCCCCTTAAGGACTCATCTAGAGGAGCACTTTAAATTGTTTTCTCAAATAGTTTATAGAAATGCTGCACATATTTCCTGAGCTTGTACCATATTTCAATTGCTTCAGATAAAAGGCAGCCCCTTTTTTGGAAGTGGGCCTGATGAGACAAACAGactgtacacacacaagcaaactcACAGAAGCAGCTTTGCTTGTTAAAATCATTGTGAGACAACTTCTGATTGTGCTTTGTTATACCAGCTGATGCTCTTCTTGGAATTGATGGGTAATTGAGAGAGTTTCTCACAGAGTAAGGCCTAATTTAATTTGCCAAAATAGTAAACATTCTGagcatgtaaaaaataaaaaaatactttagcTTCTACTAAATTCTTCTTTCCTGTACTTACCTGGCAAATACTGTATTTCCAATCAAAGTCTGTAAAATGGAGTAACACTAAATTATGTTCAAAGTGCCATGCCATTTTTGCATTTGTATCTGAAGGAAACACTCGTATGGCTTTTTCAATATTGTGTTGCATTGTTTCATCCTATtcagcagtggttcccaacatgGGGGGTCAGAACCCTCCATAAGGGGGTTAGAAGATGAACCTGAGGTTGCCTCAAGATGATTAACGTTTGGAAACCACTAGGATCTGATGTATACAGTAGTTGTGACTAATCTGATTCACTGACCCATGTCTGCTGGTTCCTCAGGTACCTATCAGGGCCAGTGGATGGGTGGGATGCGACATGGCTACGGCGTGCGTCAGAGTGTTCCCTATGGCATGGCCACCGTTATCCGCTCTCCTCTCCGCACATCTCTGGCCTCACTGCGCTCTGAGCAGAGCAACGGCACAGTGCTCCAGGACCTCTCCTCCCCTGCAGACACTCCGACAGGCAGTCGTGGCGGCTTCGTCCTTAACTTCCACTCAGACAGCGAGGTTGTCACTGGCAAGAAGAAGGGCCTGTTCCGCCGGGGCTCACTCTTTGGCAGCCTCCGGCAGTTGCGCAAGTCTGACTCTCGGACCTCAATCTCCAGCAAGCGCAGCTCTGCACGCAGTGATGCTGCCATGAGCCGCATCAGCTCCAGCGATGCCAACTCTACTATATCCATCGGTGATGGCGAACTGCCAGATGAGGACCTACCTCTAGAGGACCATGTGGATGCCACCACGACCGAGACCTACATGGGCGAGTGGAAGAACGACAAGCGCAATGGATTTGGTGTTTCAGAGAGATCCAACGGGATGAAGTACGAGGGAGAATGGCTTAACAACAAGCGCCATGGTTACGGGTGCACAGTTTTCCCAGATGGCACCAAAGAAGAAGGGAAGTACAAAAATAACGTGCTGGTGCGTGGAATAAGGAAGCAGTTGATTCCTCTTAAGAACCCCAAAACCAAAGAGAAGGTGGATCGAGCTGTGGAGGCAGCACAGAGGGCTGCAGCCATCGCCAGGAGTAAAGTGGAAATAGCAGCTTccaggtagtgtgtgtgtgtgtgtgtgtgtgtgtgtgtgtgtgtgtgttcattcatgcttctgtatgtgtatgtgggtgtgtacTGTGTAAACACAAGAAAGACAGGGTGTACATCCTCAGGAGTTTATTGTAATCATTGAAGAATCAGAACAGCGGTCTGTTTGACAAATGTCTCTTGGTCCGATTGAAGGCGCAGTCTTGTGTAAGTGGAGTCCCATGACAACAGCTCCGACCTTTATGCATCATCAACAGTCAAGGCTTTTGTGTAGCTGGTGTGATCATCCCTGGAAAAGGTTCTGTTTCTATTCTCTGCTCATATCTTTCATTCCCAGGGAGAGGGGTCAggcatcgtgtgtgtgtgtgtgtgtgtgtgtgtgtgtgtgtgtgtgtgtgtgtgtgtgtgtgtgtgtgtgtgtgtgtgtgtgtgtgtgtgtgtgtgtgttttggtctgcaagtgtgtgagagagagatttgtgTGCCTGTGAGTTCATGCATGTGAGCAGTATAGCCATACCCGCGCCAAGTGCGTCTCGTGTGCCCAATAACGATACCTGCTCCTCCTGCCAAGTATTGCTCTGATGTGGCATCTGTTCTTTAACAGGTGGATGAAATGTGACCTTTTCATTTAAAGCCTCCCTCCTACTGGGACACAGTTCAGCATACGCAGCATCACTTTGACATCCTCTGGTTTCATAGCATCAGGGAATCATTAGATTGAAGACTGTGAGGATGTCTACAAGCTGTGAGAAGGTCTCTATGCAATCATGGTTATTTTTTCTTGCACATGAATTTGCGAGCATGAAAACACATTAACATCCATTTATAATACACAAAGCATAGACATGTTTAttgtctcactcacacacacacacacacacacacacacacacacacacacacacacacacacacact
Proteins encoded:
- the gdap1 gene encoding ganglioside-induced differentiation-associated protein 1, with translation MASENSPEFQDEKTAFIEKDPEQDVHQECDTVAKQSESKLTLYHWTQSFNSQKVRLAIAEKGLHCEEYDVSLPLSEHNEPWFMHLNPTGEVPVLIHNENIICDPTQIMDYLEQSFNEGTPKLIPEEGSTYYHRVQHYRELLDSLQMDAYTHGCILHPEITVDSHIPAYAATCIRTQIGNTQSELKKLAEQNPELKDAYIAKQRRLKSKLYDHDNMKYLKKLLDELESVMDQVETELQRRVEETPEEGSQSWLCGDFFSMADVSLAVTLHRLKFLGLSRRFWGNGNRVNLETYYERVVERPAFRRVLGHVNNILISAVLPVAFRVAKKNAPVILGTTLLIGILGGATYFAFLYMKRRLTVVI
- the jph1a gene encoding junctophilin-1a, translating into MTGGRFDFDDGGTYCGGWEDGKAHGHGICTGPKGQGEYAGSWSHGFEIVGVYTWPSGNTYKGYWSQGKRHGLGVENKGKWMYRGEWSHGFKGRYGIRQSHNTPARYDGTWSNGLQDGYGIETYGDGGTYQGQWMGGMRHGYGVRQSVPYGMATVIRSPLRTSLASLRSEQSNGTVLQDLSSPADTPTGSRGGFVLNFHSDSEVVTGKKKGLFRRGSLFGSLRQLRKSDSRTSISSKRSSARSDAAMSRISSSDANSTISIGDGELPDEDLPLEDHVDATTTETYMGEWKNDKRNGFGVSERSNGMKYEGEWLNNKRHGYGCTVFPDGTKEEGKYKNNVLVRGIRKQLIPLKNPKTKEKVDRAVEAAQRAAAIARSKVEIAASRTAHARTKSEAADQAAISAVHDSEIARAVARELSPNFYQPGPDYLKQPLKEPVEIKEVPVEKKDNSLSDSPHFFPKGTTPTCSPATSPVATPPPSPHSSKKKGQLANSTSRKTSKEEKPSRKTSKEEKASHKTSKDERSSRKLSKEEKPSVTDGPKASHVHVEAPPKPAKIQQPPAASSPPPQPPAIPVNGEVHSEYHSYYVKAPARARPPPDRQEDIEEEPSILDLARMPPQPPKSYSIPPPKLASLRESKSDPKLRKQDSLKPKSLADTKKASMEIAENMEETGPNSVLVAMVMLLNIGLAIIFVHFLT